The proteins below come from a single Cricetulus griseus strain 17A/GY chromosome 6, alternate assembly CriGri-PICRH-1.0, whole genome shotgun sequence genomic window:
- the Sema6d gene encoding semaphorin-6D isoform X3, with amino-acid sequence MRFFLLCFCVLFLLVSRLRAVSFPEDDEPLNTVDYHYSRQYPVFRGRPSGNESQHRLDFQLMLKIRDTLYIAGRDQVYTVNLNEIPKTEVIPSKKLTWRSRQQDRENCAMKGKHKDECHNFIKVFVPRNDEMVFVCGTNAFNPMCRYYRLNTLEYDGEEISGLARCPFDARQTNVALFADGKLYSATVADFLASDAVIYRSMGDGSALRTIKYDSKWIKEPHFLHAIEYGNYVYFFFREIAVEHNNLGKAVYSRVARICKNDMGGSQRVLEKHWTSFLKARLNCSVPGDSFFYFDVLQSITDIIQINGIPTVIGVFTTQLNSIPGSAVCAFSMDDIEKVFKGRFKEQKTPDSVWTAVPEDKVPKPRPGCCAKHGLAEAYKTSIDFPDETLSFIKSHPLMDSAVPPIADEPWFTKTRVRYRLTAIEVDHSAGPYQNYTVIFVGSEAGIVLKVLAKTSPFSLNDSVLLEEIEAYNQAKCSAESEEDRKVVSLQLDKDHHALYVAFSSCIVRIPLSRCERYGSCKKSCIASRDPYCGWLSQGVCERVTLGMLAGGYEQDTEYGNTAHLGDCHDMEVSSSSVATVASSPEITSKVLDTWRPKLTSSRKFVVQDDPYTSDFTDTISGIPKGVRWEVQSGDSNQMVHMNVLITCVFAAFVLGAFIAGVAVYCYRDMFVRKNRKMHKDAESAQSCTDSSGSFAKLNGLFDSPVKEYQQNIDSPKLYSNLLTSRKELPPNTDTKSMVMDHRGQPPELAALPTPESTPVLHQKTLQAMKSHSDKAHGHGASRKEHPQFFPSSPPPHSPLSHGHIPSAIVLPNATHDYNTSFSNSNAHKAEKKLQNIDHPLTKSSSKREHRRSVDSRNTLNDLLKHLNDPNSNPKAIMGEIHMAHQTLMLDPVGPMSEVPPKVPNREASLYSPPSTLPRNSPTKRVDVPTTPGVPMTSLERQRGYHKNSSQRHSISAVPKNLNSPNGVLLSRQPSMNRGGYMPTPTGAKVDYIQGTPVSVHLQPSLSRQSSYTSNGTLPRTGLKRTPSLKPDVPPKPSFVPQTTPVRPLNKYTY; translated from the exons ATGAGgttctttctgctttgtttctgcGTGCTGTTCCTTCTGGTCTCCAGGTTACGGGCAGTCAGCTTCCCTGAAGACGACGAGCCCCTTAACACTGTTGATTATCACT ATTCAAGGCAATATCCGGTTTTTAGAGGACGCCCTTCAGGCAACGAATCGCAGCATAGGCTGGACTTTCAGCTGATGTTGAAAATTCGAGACACACTTTATATTGCTGGCAG AGATCAAGTCTATACAGTGAACTTAAATGAAATCCCCAAAACAGAGGTCATACCAAGCAAG AAGCTGACATGGAGGTCCAGACAACAGGATCGAGAAAATTGTGCTATGAAAGGCAAGCATAAA GATGAGTGCCACAACTTCATCAAAGTATTTGTTCCAAGAAATGATGAGATGGTTTTTGTCTGTGGTACCAATGCCTTCAACCCAATGTGTAGATACTATAGG ttGAATACCTTAGAGTATGATGGGGAAGAAATTAGTGGCCTGGCACGATGCCCATTTGATGCCAGACAAACCAATGTTGCCCTCTTTGCCG ATGGGAAACTGTATTCTGCCACAGTGGCCGACTTCCTGGCCAGTGATGCTGTCATTTATAGAAGCATGGGTGATGGATCTGCCCTTCGCACAATAAAATATGATTCTAAATGGATAAAAG aacCACACTTTCTTCATGCCATAGAATATGGAAACTATGTCTATTTCTTCTTCAGAGAAATCGCTGTGGAACATAATAACTTAGGCAAG GCTGTGTATTCCCGAGTGGCTCGCATTTGTAAAAACGACATGGGTGGCTCACAGCGGGTCCTGGAGAAACACTGGACTTCCTTCCTGAAGGCTCGGCTTAACTGCTCAGTCCCTGGAGATTCCTTTTTCTACTTCGATGTTCTGCAGTCCATCACAGACATAATCCAAATCAATGGCATCCCCACCGTGATTGGGGTCTTCACCACGCAGCTCAACAG cATCCCTGGTTCTGCAGTTTGTGCCTTTAGCATGGACGACATTGAGAAAGTGTTCAAAGGACGATTCAAAGAACAGAAAACCCCAGACTCTGTTTGGACTGCAGTTCCGGAAGACAAAGTACCAAAGCCAAG GCCTGGCTGTTGTGCCAAACATGGCCTCGCAGAAGCTTACAAAACATCCATTGACTTCCCAGATGAGACGCTGTCTTTCATCAAATCCCATCCCCTGATGGACTCCGCTGTTCCACCCATTGCTGATGAGCCCTGGTTCACAAAGACACGGGTCAG GTACAGGTTGACAGCCATCGAAGTGGACCATTCGGCAGGGCCCTACCAAAACTACACCGTCATCTTTGTTGGTTCTGAAGCTGGCATAGTGCTTAAAGTATTGGCAAAGACCAGTCCTTTCTCTTTGAATGACAGTGTATTGCTGGAAGAGATTGAAGCTTACAACCAAGCCAA GTGCAGCGCTGAGAGTGAGGAAGACAGAAAGGTCGTCTCCTTACAATTGGACAAAGATCACCACGCTTTATACGTAGCCTTCTCCAGCTGCATTGTCCGCATCCCCCTCAGTCGTTGTGAGCGCTATGGATCCTGTAAAAA GTCTTGCATCGCATCACGTGACCCGTACTGTGGCTGGTTAAGCCAGGGAGTTTGTGAGAGAGTGACTCTAGGGATGCT CGCTGGAGGATATGAGCAAGACACAGAGTACGGCAACACGGCCCACCTAGGGGACTGCCACG ACATGGAGGTATCTTCATCTTCTGTTGCCACTGTGGCAAGTAGCCCAGAAATTACATCTAAAGTGCTTGATACCTGGAGACCTAAACTGACGAGCTCCCGGAAATTTGTAGTTCAAGATGACCCATACACTTCTGATTTTACTGATACTATATCAGGTATCCCAAAGG GTGTACGGTGGGAAGTCCAGTCTGGAGACTCCAACCAGATGGTCCACATGAATGTCCTCATCACCTGTGTGTTTGCCGCTTTCGTCTTGGGTGCATTCATTGCAGGCGTGGCTGTGTATTGCTACCGTGACATGTTTGTTCGAAAGAACAGGAAGATGCATAAGGATGCGGAATCAGCTCAGTCCTGCACAGACTCCAGTGGAAGCTTCGCCAAGCTTAACGGTCTCTTTGACAGTCCCGTGAAGGAATACCAACAGAACATCGATTCTCCTAAACTCTATAGCAACCTGCTGACCAGTCGGAAGGAGCTGCCACCCAACACGGATACAAAATCCATGGTCATGGACCACCGAGGCCAGCCTCCAGAGCTGGCTGCTCTCCCTACACCAGAGTCCACACCTGTACTCCACCAGAAGACCCTGCAGGCCATGAAGAGCCACTCTGACAAGGCCCACGGCCATGGTGCTTCAAGGAAAGAACATCCTCAGTTTTTTCCTTCTAGtcctccaccccactccccattAAGTCACGGGCATATCCCCAGTGCCATTGTTCTTCCAAATGCCACCCATGACTACAATACATCATTTTCAAACTCTAATGCTCACAAAGCCGAAAAGAAACTTCAAAACATCGACCACCCTCTTACAAAGTCGTCTAGTAAGAGGGAACACCGACGTTCTGTGGATTCCAGAAACACCCTTAATGATCTCCTGAAGCATCTAAATGACCCAAACAGTAATCCCAAAGCCATCATGGGAGAAATCCATATGGCCCATCAGACCCTCATGCTGGACCCAGTAGGGCCTATGTCTGAGGTCCCACCCAAGGTCCCTAACCGGGAGGCATCTTTGTACTCCCCTCCCTCAACACTCCCCAGAAATAGTCCAACTAAGAGAGTAGATGTCCCCACCACTCCTGGGGTCCCAATGACATCTCTAGAAAGACAAAGGGGCTATCATAAAAATTCCTCCCAGAGGCACTCTATATCAGCTGTGCCTAAAAACTTAAACTCACCAAATGGTGTTTTGTTATCCAGACAGCCGAGCATGAACCGTGGAGGATATATGCCCACTCCCACAGGGGCGAAGGTGGACTATATTCAGGGGACACCTGTGAGTGTCCACCTGCAGCCTTCCCTCTCCAGACAGAGCAGCTACACCAGTAATGGCACCCTACCCAGGACGGGACTAAAGAGGACACCATCCTTAAAACCTGACGTGCCACCAAAGCCTTCCTTTGTTCCTCAAACCACACCTGTCAGACCACTGAACAAATACACTTACTAG
- the Sema6d gene encoding semaphorin-6D isoform X5, translated as MRFFLLCFCVLFLLVSRLRAVSFPEDDEPLNTVDYHYSRQYPVFRGRPSGNESQHRLDFQLMLKIRDTLYIAGRDQVYTVNLNEIPKTEVIPSKKLTWRSRQQDRENCAMKGKHKDECHNFIKVFVPRNDEMVFVCGTNAFNPMCRYYRLNTLEYDGEEISGLARCPFDARQTNVALFADGKLYSATVADFLASDAVIYRSMGDGSALRTIKYDSKWIKEPHFLHAIEYGNYVYFFFREIAVEHNNLGKAVYSRVARICKNDMGGSQRVLEKHWTSFLKARLNCSVPGDSFFYFDVLQSITDIIQINGIPTVIGVFTTQLNSIPGSAVCAFSMDDIEKVFKGRFKEQKTPDSVWTAVPEDKVPKPRPGCCAKHGLAEAYKTSIDFPDETLSFIKSHPLMDSAVPPIADEPWFTKTRVRYRLTAIEVDHSAGPYQNYTVIFVGSEAGIVLKVLAKTSPFSLNDSVLLEEIEAYNQAKCSAESEEDRKVVSLQLDKDHHALYVAFSSCIVRIPLSRCERYGSCKKSCIASRDPYCGWLSQGVCERVTLGMLAGGYEQDTEYGNTAHLGDCHGVRWEVQSGDSNQMVHMNVLITCVFAAFVLGAFIAGVAVYCYRDMFVRKNRKMHKDAESAQSCTDSSGSFAKLNGLFDSPVKEYQQNIDSPKLYSNLLTSRKELPPNTDTKSMVMDHRGQPPELAALPTPESTPVLHQKTLQAMKSHSDKAHGHGASRKEHPQFFPSSPPPHSPLSHGHIPSAIVLPNATHDYNTSFSNSNAHKAEKKLQNIDHPLTKSSSKREHRRSVDSRNTLNDLLKHLNDPNSNPKAIMGEIHMAHQTLMLDPVGPMSEVPPKVPNREASLYSPPSTLPRNSPTKRVDVPTTPGVPMTSLERQRGYHKNSSQRHSISAVPKNLNSPNGVLLSRQPSMNRGGYMPTPTGAKVDYIQGTPVSVHLQPSLSRQSSYTSNGTLPRTGLKRTPSLKPDVPPKPSFVPQTTPVRPLNKYTY; from the exons ATGAGgttctttctgctttgtttctgcGTGCTGTTCCTTCTGGTCTCCAGGTTACGGGCAGTCAGCTTCCCTGAAGACGACGAGCCCCTTAACACTGTTGATTATCACT ATTCAAGGCAATATCCGGTTTTTAGAGGACGCCCTTCAGGCAACGAATCGCAGCATAGGCTGGACTTTCAGCTGATGTTGAAAATTCGAGACACACTTTATATTGCTGGCAG AGATCAAGTCTATACAGTGAACTTAAATGAAATCCCCAAAACAGAGGTCATACCAAGCAAG AAGCTGACATGGAGGTCCAGACAACAGGATCGAGAAAATTGTGCTATGAAAGGCAAGCATAAA GATGAGTGCCACAACTTCATCAAAGTATTTGTTCCAAGAAATGATGAGATGGTTTTTGTCTGTGGTACCAATGCCTTCAACCCAATGTGTAGATACTATAGG ttGAATACCTTAGAGTATGATGGGGAAGAAATTAGTGGCCTGGCACGATGCCCATTTGATGCCAGACAAACCAATGTTGCCCTCTTTGCCG ATGGGAAACTGTATTCTGCCACAGTGGCCGACTTCCTGGCCAGTGATGCTGTCATTTATAGAAGCATGGGTGATGGATCTGCCCTTCGCACAATAAAATATGATTCTAAATGGATAAAAG aacCACACTTTCTTCATGCCATAGAATATGGAAACTATGTCTATTTCTTCTTCAGAGAAATCGCTGTGGAACATAATAACTTAGGCAAG GCTGTGTATTCCCGAGTGGCTCGCATTTGTAAAAACGACATGGGTGGCTCACAGCGGGTCCTGGAGAAACACTGGACTTCCTTCCTGAAGGCTCGGCTTAACTGCTCAGTCCCTGGAGATTCCTTTTTCTACTTCGATGTTCTGCAGTCCATCACAGACATAATCCAAATCAATGGCATCCCCACCGTGATTGGGGTCTTCACCACGCAGCTCAACAG cATCCCTGGTTCTGCAGTTTGTGCCTTTAGCATGGACGACATTGAGAAAGTGTTCAAAGGACGATTCAAAGAACAGAAAACCCCAGACTCTGTTTGGACTGCAGTTCCGGAAGACAAAGTACCAAAGCCAAG GCCTGGCTGTTGTGCCAAACATGGCCTCGCAGAAGCTTACAAAACATCCATTGACTTCCCAGATGAGACGCTGTCTTTCATCAAATCCCATCCCCTGATGGACTCCGCTGTTCCACCCATTGCTGATGAGCCCTGGTTCACAAAGACACGGGTCAG GTACAGGTTGACAGCCATCGAAGTGGACCATTCGGCAGGGCCCTACCAAAACTACACCGTCATCTTTGTTGGTTCTGAAGCTGGCATAGTGCTTAAAGTATTGGCAAAGACCAGTCCTTTCTCTTTGAATGACAGTGTATTGCTGGAAGAGATTGAAGCTTACAACCAAGCCAA GTGCAGCGCTGAGAGTGAGGAAGACAGAAAGGTCGTCTCCTTACAATTGGACAAAGATCACCACGCTTTATACGTAGCCTTCTCCAGCTGCATTGTCCGCATCCCCCTCAGTCGTTGTGAGCGCTATGGATCCTGTAAAAA GTCTTGCATCGCATCACGTGACCCGTACTGTGGCTGGTTAAGCCAGGGAGTTTGTGAGAGAGTGACTCTAGGGATGCT CGCTGGAGGATATGAGCAAGACACAGAGTACGGCAACACGGCCCACCTAGGGGACTGCCACG GTGTACGGTGGGAAGTCCAGTCTGGAGACTCCAACCAGATGGTCCACATGAATGTCCTCATCACCTGTGTGTTTGCCGCTTTCGTCTTGGGTGCATTCATTGCAGGCGTGGCTGTGTATTGCTACCGTGACATGTTTGTTCGAAAGAACAGGAAGATGCATAAGGATGCGGAATCAGCTCAGTCCTGCACAGACTCCAGTGGAAGCTTCGCCAAGCTTAACGGTCTCTTTGACAGTCCCGTGAAGGAATACCAACAGAACATCGATTCTCCTAAACTCTATAGCAACCTGCTGACCAGTCGGAAGGAGCTGCCACCCAACACGGATACAAAATCCATGGTCATGGACCACCGAGGCCAGCCTCCAGAGCTGGCTGCTCTCCCTACACCAGAGTCCACACCTGTACTCCACCAGAAGACCCTGCAGGCCATGAAGAGCCACTCTGACAAGGCCCACGGCCATGGTGCTTCAAGGAAAGAACATCCTCAGTTTTTTCCTTCTAGtcctccaccccactccccattAAGTCACGGGCATATCCCCAGTGCCATTGTTCTTCCAAATGCCACCCATGACTACAATACATCATTTTCAAACTCTAATGCTCACAAAGCCGAAAAGAAACTTCAAAACATCGACCACCCTCTTACAAAGTCGTCTAGTAAGAGGGAACACCGACGTTCTGTGGATTCCAGAAACACCCTTAATGATCTCCTGAAGCATCTAAATGACCCAAACAGTAATCCCAAAGCCATCATGGGAGAAATCCATATGGCCCATCAGACCCTCATGCTGGACCCAGTAGGGCCTATGTCTGAGGTCCCACCCAAGGTCCCTAACCGGGAGGCATCTTTGTACTCCCCTCCCTCAACACTCCCCAGAAATAGTCCAACTAAGAGAGTAGATGTCCCCACCACTCCTGGGGTCCCAATGACATCTCTAGAAAGACAAAGGGGCTATCATAAAAATTCCTCCCAGAGGCACTCTATATCAGCTGTGCCTAAAAACTTAAACTCACCAAATGGTGTTTTGTTATCCAGACAGCCGAGCATGAACCGTGGAGGATATATGCCCACTCCCACAGGGGCGAAGGTGGACTATATTCAGGGGACACCTGTGAGTGTCCACCTGCAGCCTTCCCTCTCCAGACAGAGCAGCTACACCAGTAATGGCACCCTACCCAGGACGGGACTAAAGAGGACACCATCCTTAAAACCTGACGTGCCACCAAAGCCTTCCTTTGTTCCTCAAACCACACCTGTCAGACCACTGAACAAATACACTTACTAG